Proteins encoded within one genomic window of Conchiformibius steedae:
- a CDS encoding ComF family protein produces MPWFFRFPTIQTCALCHDAAAAGALCQACLDDLLDLGAQGEHLCPKCMAYSANAQVCPDCEAEPPPLQAVWGSLRYQAPVPAMLHRWKHQGHSALLEAFWQTMRHAPPPWLENSEIDAVLGMPVSRERRLQRGFNQSEELAARIAEEYGFALLPRDTVLRRHRPPQSTLGREERARNIRQVFRLNHHIRGQNILLVDDVMTTGSSLYALAHTLIRGGAQVYAWVLAKNHD; encoded by the coding sequence ATGCCGTGGTTCTTCCGTTTTCCCACCATACAAACGTGTGCATTATGCCACGATGCCGCCGCAGCGGGCGCGTTGTGCCAAGCCTGTTTAGACGATTTATTGGACTTGGGTGCACAGGGCGAACATTTGTGTCCGAAATGTATGGCATACAGTGCCAACGCTCAAGTTTGCCCCGATTGCGAAGCCGAACCGCCGCCGTTGCAAGCCGTGTGGGGCAGTTTGCGCTATCAAGCCCCCGTTCCTGCTATGCTGCACCGTTGGAAACACCAAGGACACAGTGCCTTATTGGAAGCCTTTTGGCAGACAATGCGCCACGCGCCGCCGCCGTGGTTGGAAAACAGTGAAATAGATGCGGTTTTGGGTATGCCCGTTAGCCGAGAACGGCGTTTGCAGCGCGGTTTTAACCAAAGCGAAGAACTGGCTGCGCGCATCGCAGAAGAATACGGTTTTGCCCTGCTGCCGCGTGATACCGTTTTGCGCCGCCACCGTCCCCCACAAAGCACGCTCGGACGCGAAGAACGCGCCCGCAATATCCGTCAGGTTTTCCGCCTCAACCACCACATTCGCGGACAAAATATTTTGCTGGTAGATGATGTGATGACCACAGGCAGCAGCCTGTACGCGCTGGCGCACACCCTGATACGCGGCGGCGCACAGGTTTACGCATGGGTGCTGGCAAAAAATCACGACTGA
- the bioH gene encoding pimeloyl-ACP methyl ester esterase BioH has protein sequence MTITPSLCLIHGWAANGRIFDELTRHLPDTWQHHAPHLAGHGGTAPMRPHFSVSAAADQIAATLNAPVHLFGWSLGGLVSLFLAAQHPHKVKSLTLCSTFARFDAAPDYPEGVQQSVLDKMLTLFQQDYPKHMKQFLQLQLLHTPEREQILANVLPDMLRHGTPQALDDALAAVRRADARAFLPRIRVPVLLLWGGRDNVTPPRMGDYLLRHLPDARLHTIARAAHAPFLSHSRESAQVWADFVQAVETCCP, from the coding sequence ATGACGATAACCCCTTCTCTTTGCCTGATACACGGTTGGGCAGCCAACGGGCGGATTTTTGACGAATTAACACGACATCTGCCCGATACTTGGCAGCATCATGCCCCGCATCTGGCTGGACACGGTGGCACAGCACCAATGCGCCCGCATTTTAGCGTAAGTGCGGCAGCCGACCAAATCGCGGCGACTTTAAATGCGCCTGTACATTTATTCGGTTGGTCTTTGGGCGGGCTGGTGTCGTTGTTTTTGGCGGCGCAACATCCGCATAAAGTGAAAAGTTTAACCTTATGCAGCACCTTTGCCCGTTTTGATGCCGCGCCCGACTACCCCGAAGGCGTACAACAAAGCGTTTTGGATAAAATGCTGACCCTGTTTCAACAAGATTACCCCAAACACATGAAGCAGTTTTTGCAATTGCAGCTGCTGCACACCCCCGAGCGCGAACAGATTTTGGCAAACGTATTGCCCGATATGTTGCGCCACGGCACGCCACAGGCTTTAGACGACGCCCTTGCTGCTGTGCGCCGCGCCGATGCCCGTGCTTTTTTGCCGCGCATCCGTGTGCCTGTACTGCTGCTTTGGGGTGGGCGCGACAATGTTACCCCGCCGCGCATGGGAGATTATTTATTGCGCCACTTACCCGATGCCCGACTGCACACCATCGCCCGCGCCGCCCATGCCCCGTTTTTAAGCCACAGCCGCGAAAGCGCACAGGTTTGGGCAGATTTTGTGCAAGCGGTAGAAACTTGTTGTCCTTAA
- the rpmB gene encoding 50S ribosomal protein L28, with product MARVCKITGKRPMSGNNVSHANNKTKRRFLPNLQSRRFWVESENRWVRLRVSNAALRTIDKNGIDAVLADLRARGEVI from the coding sequence ATGGCACGAGTTTGCAAAATTACGGGCAAACGTCCGATGTCGGGCAACAACGTTTCCCACGCCAACAACAAAACCAAACGCCGCTTCCTGCCCAACCTGCAATCCCGCCGTTTTTGGGTAGAAAGCGAAAACCGTTGGGTGCGTTTGCGCGTTTCCAACGCCGCTTTGCGTACCATCGACAAAAACGGCATTGACGCGGTGCTGGCAGATTTGCGCGCCCGTGGTGAAGTAATTTAA
- the rpmG gene encoding 50S ribosomal protein L33 — MRDKIKLESTAGTGHFYTTTKNKRTMPGKLEIKKFDPVARKHVIYKETKLK, encoded by the coding sequence ATGCGCGATAAAATCAAATTGGAATCCACCGCAGGTACCGGTCATTTCTACACCACTACTAAAAACAAACGCACCATGCCTGGCAAACTGGAAATCAAAAAATTTGACCCCGTTGCCCGCAAGCACGTTATTTACAAAGAAACCAAACTGAAATAA
- a CDS encoding tyrosine-type recombinase/integrase, with translation MPLNDRQIRNTKPKDKPYKLTDANGLFLLVTPAGGKLWRFKYRVDGKEKLLSLGKYPDVSLMEAREAREQAKQMLAQGTDPSAAKQQTKREKQDRLANTFASLAREWHEKNRYRWKPKHAERIWIYFENDVFPTIGSLPISEIRVKHIKAMLDGISARGVYETAEKIRQWTGAVFKYAAMLELTENNPAMLLQGYLAKQETEHMPALPHGELTEFYRRLSVADAEPANKLGIMILMLVFVRNTELRGAQWHEIDWAQRQWLIPAERMKKTRDHVVPLADWTVELLHKLQAITGHTPYLFPSRTKNGYISENTFGNIINSMGYKGIATPHGFRSLASSTLNEQGFNPDAIERQLAHVPQDKVRAAYNRTEYLTERIEMMQWYADHLKQYYDEAERSPIV, from the coding sequence ATGCCCCTAAATGACCGCCAAATCAGGAATACCAAGCCCAAAGACAAACCGTATAAGCTGACCGATGCAAACGGCTTATTCCTGCTGGTTACGCCTGCAGGGGGCAAGCTGTGGCGTTTCAAATACCGTGTGGACGGTAAGGAAAAGTTATTGTCGTTGGGAAAATACCCCGATGTTTCGCTAATGGAAGCACGGGAAGCGAGAGAGCAGGCAAAGCAGATGCTGGCACAGGGTACAGACCCATCAGCAGCCAAGCAGCAAACCAAACGGGAGAAACAAGACAGGCTTGCCAATACCTTTGCTAGCCTTGCCCGCGAATGGCACGAAAAGAACCGTTACCGTTGGAAGCCCAAACACGCAGAGCGGATATGGATTTACTTTGAAAACGATGTATTCCCCACCATTGGCAGCTTACCGATTAGCGAAATACGGGTAAAACACATTAAAGCCATGTTGGACGGTATCAGCGCAAGGGGTGTGTATGAAACCGCCGAAAAAATCCGCCAATGGACGGGCGCGGTGTTTAAGTATGCCGCCATGTTGGAGCTGACCGAGAATAATCCCGCCATGCTGCTGCAAGGTTATCTAGCCAAGCAGGAAACCGAGCATATGCCCGCCTTACCGCATGGGGAATTGACGGAGTTTTACCGCCGTTTAAGCGTTGCCGATGCCGAGCCAGCGAATAAGCTAGGCATTATGATTCTGATGCTGGTGTTCGTACGCAATACCGAATTGCGCGGCGCACAATGGCATGAGATAGATTGGGCGCAGCGGCAATGGTTAATCCCCGCAGAGCGCATGAAAAAAACACGCGACCATGTTGTACCGTTGGCAGATTGGACGGTAGAGCTGCTGCATAAGCTGCAAGCCATAACGGGGCATACGCCTTACCTGTTCCCCAGTCGCACCAAAAACGGCTATATCAGTGAAAATACATTTGGCAATATTATCAACAGCATGGGTTACAAAGGCATTGCCACCCCGCACGGCTTCCGCAGTCTAGCCAGCAGTACACTGAATGAGCAGGGCTTTAATCCCGATGCCATAGAGCGGCAATTAGCCCACGTTCCGCAAGACAAGGTACGCGCCGCATACAATAGAACGGAATATCTGACCGAAAGGATTGAGATGATGCAATGGTACGCCGACCACCTGAAGCAGTATTATGATGAAGCAGAGCGCAGCCCGATAGTGTGA